In Nomia melanderi isolate GNS246 chromosome 5, iyNomMela1, whole genome shotgun sequence, a single genomic region encodes these proteins:
- the Lamtor3 gene encoding late endosomal/lysosomal adaptor, MAPK and MTOR activator 3, whose amino-acid sequence MTAELKKFLYDLLNSIEGLHSILITDRDGVPVVSVADKKAPELAMRASFLSTFAIATDQGSKLGLGKNKTIICMYSSYQVVQMNKLPLVISFIGSHNCNTGHILSLENKIDPILSNLKNVVEEKC is encoded by the exons atgacaGCG gaattaaaaaagtttctttATGACCTTCTAAATAGCATTGAGGGACTTCATAGTATATTGATAACAGATAGAGATGGAGTACCCGTTGTATCAGTAGCTGATAAAAAAGCGCCAGAATTGGCTATGAGAGCAAGTTTCTTGTCAACATTTGCAATAGCAACTGATCAAGGAAGTAAATTGGGACTTgggaaaaataaaactattatatgCATGTACAGTAGCTACCAG GTGGTTCAAATGAACAAATTACCattagttattagttttattggtaGTCATAACTGTAATACAGGTCATATTTTATCTTTGGAGAATAAAATTGATCCAATTTTgagcaatttaaaaaatgtagtgGAAGAAAAATGTTGA
- the LOC116430913 gene encoding glyoxylate reductase/hydroxypyruvate reductase isoform X2, with protein MSTREDVLQALPEHDAIFIARHHNVNSEFLDIAGPTLKIVSTMSAGYDHLDVPEIKRRGIKVGYTPMVLTASVAEIAILLTLSAAKRSHEGRLKLQQGEVESNLRWLLGQDVRGSTVGVVGFGNIGQAIVKRLKGFEVDRFIYTDHSRKKEGNELGAHFVSLEELLQQSDFVIVAVPLNNETRGMFNDNTFGKMKKTAVFVNIGRGQVVNTDALVRALRNNTIFAAGLDVTDPEPLSPDHELLKLPNAVITPHLGSATVKTRRDMSIIAAQNILNGLEGKPLVYEL; from the exons ATGAGTACACGCGAAGATGTGTTGCAGGCTCTTCCCGAACACGATGCAATTTTTATCGCAAGGCATCATAATGTAAACAGTGAATTTCTTGATATTGCAG ggCCAACATTGAAAATCGTTTCTACAATGTCGGCTGGTTACGATCATTTGGATGTTCCCGAAATCAAACGAAGAGGAATTAAAGTTGGTTACACTCCTATGGTTTTAACTGCTTCAGTTGCCGAAATTGCAATTCTTTTAACTCTGTCCGCTGCAAAACGAAGTCATGAAGGACGTTTAAAACTTCAAca AGGCGAAGTAGAATCGAATCTTCGGTGGTTACTTGGTCAAGATGTGCGAGGATCAACGGTTGGAGTCGTTGGGTTTGGTAATATTGGACAGGCAATTGTAAAACGATTGAAAGGATTTGAAGTAGACCGTTTTATTTATACGGATCATTCTCGCAAGAAAGAAG GTAATGAACTTGGAGCTCATTTTGTGTCGCTCGAAGAATTACTTCAACAAAGTGACTTCGTTATTGTTGCTGTTCCATTGAATAACGAAACAAGAGGAATGTTTAATGATAATACTTTTGGCAAAATGAAGAAGACAGCCGTATTTGTAAACATTGGACGTGGACAAGTCGTGAACACAGATGCACTAGTTAGAGCGCTacgtaataatacaatttttgcaGCTGGACTTGATGTTACAGACCCTGAACCACTATCTCCTGATCATGAACTTCTTAAACTTCCTAATGCTG TGATTACACCTCATCTGGGCAGTGCTACTGTGAAGACTCGACGTGATATGTCAATTATTGCAGCGCAAAATATTCTCAATGGGTTAGAGGGTAAGCCATTAGTGTACGAACTGTAA
- the LOC116430913 gene encoding glyoxylate reductase/hydroxypyruvate reductase isoform X1, which yields MKPRVLVTSSDVPSEAIDLLRTKCDVTIIHNIMSTREDVLQALPEHDAIFIARHHNVNSEFLDIAGPTLKIVSTMSAGYDHLDVPEIKRRGIKVGYTPMVLTASVAEIAILLTLSAAKRSHEGRLKLQQGEVESNLRWLLGQDVRGSTVGVVGFGNIGQAIVKRLKGFEVDRFIYTDHSRKKEGNELGAHFVSLEELLQQSDFVIVAVPLNNETRGMFNDNTFGKMKKTAVFVNIGRGQVVNTDALVRALRNNTIFAAGLDVTDPEPLSPDHELLKLPNAVITPHLGSATVKTRRDMSIIAAQNILNGLEGKPLVYEL from the exons ATGAAGCCGCGTGTATTGGTCACCAGTAGCGATGTACCATCGGAGGCCATAGATCTCCTTCGCACAAA ATGCGATGTTACGATAATCCATAACATTATGAGTACACGCGAAGATGTGTTGCAGGCTCTTCCCGAACACGATGCAATTTTTATCGCAAGGCATCATAATGTAAACAGTGAATTTCTTGATATTGCAG ggCCAACATTGAAAATCGTTTCTACAATGTCGGCTGGTTACGATCATTTGGATGTTCCCGAAATCAAACGAAGAGGAATTAAAGTTGGTTACACTCCTATGGTTTTAACTGCTTCAGTTGCCGAAATTGCAATTCTTTTAACTCTGTCCGCTGCAAAACGAAGTCATGAAGGACGTTTAAAACTTCAAca AGGCGAAGTAGAATCGAATCTTCGGTGGTTACTTGGTCAAGATGTGCGAGGATCAACGGTTGGAGTCGTTGGGTTTGGTAATATTGGACAGGCAATTGTAAAACGATTGAAAGGATTTGAAGTAGACCGTTTTATTTATACGGATCATTCTCGCAAGAAAGAAG GTAATGAACTTGGAGCTCATTTTGTGTCGCTCGAAGAATTACTTCAACAAAGTGACTTCGTTATTGTTGCTGTTCCATTGAATAACGAAACAAGAGGAATGTTTAATGATAATACTTTTGGCAAAATGAAGAAGACAGCCGTATTTGTAAACATTGGACGTGGACAAGTCGTGAACACAGATGCACTAGTTAGAGCGCTacgtaataatacaatttttgcaGCTGGACTTGATGTTACAGACCCTGAACCACTATCTCCTGATCATGAACTTCTTAAACTTCCTAATGCTG TGATTACACCTCATCTGGGCAGTGCTACTGTGAAGACTCGACGTGATATGTCAATTATTGCAGCGCAAAATATTCTCAATGGGTTAGAGGGTAAGCCATTAGTGTACGAACTGTAA